The genomic segment TAGTCCACCCACACATGCGGGTGGGCCCGTACCGGCTGCGGTTGCATGAAGAACAGGGTCATTATTGCCAGTACAAAGAAGCTGATGCTGCGAAGCTGAGGCATGGCATTGGTCCTTGGTTCGGTGATGTCCACAGCGGGCCATGAGCGTGGTCAAATCCGTTTGCCGCCCAGGGAGCGGCAACCCCTATGGCTGGTCCGGGGACGCACTTGCAGGTGTAGCTGGTAATTGATCTGGATGATCGTTGGTGAGTTCTTCCAGCAAACCCTCCGGCCCACCCACGACCACCGTGACCATCCGGTCCATTGTCATTCGCCGGGCCAGGGCATCCATGGCCATTTCCGGGGTGACCCTTGCCACGTACTCGGTGTAGGTTTCCAGGTAGTCCGGGGCAAGATTGTAAAACCCAATCATTCCCAATGTGGCGACAATGCCGCTGTTGGAGGCCAAGCCCTGGGGAAACCGGCCAATGATGTTATCCCTGGATGCAGCCAACTCCTCTTCGGTAACGCCCTGGTCGATGAAAAGGGCCAGGGCCTCGCGCAGCACTCCCAGGGCCTCGGCAGCCTGGTGAACTCCGGTCTGCATGGTGATCAGGAATGGGCCTTCAACGGCCATGGGTTGAATATGGCTGGAGACGGAGTAGGCCAGTCCACGCTTGGTCCGGACGTCCTGAAAGAGTCGCGAGGTGAAGCCGCCCCCGCCAAAAACATGATTGGCCGTGGTCAGGAAAAAGCGGTCCGGATCGCCCTGGCGCAAAAGCGGTTTGCCCATCAAGATGTGGGCTTGCTCCGAGGGGAAAGGGACATGGTGGAGGATCGGTTCCTCCGGCGCTTGCGGGGCTGGGAGGGCAGCAGGCCGGTCACCCTTGGGAAGAGCCGCGTCGATGCGTTGACTGAGTTTTCGGGCAGCATCCTCGGAAAGGTCGCCAGTCAGGGCCAGGACGGCGTTTTGCACAGTGTAGTGGTTTTGAAAAAAATCCTGGACCAGCATCCTGGTCAGGCCGGGAACGCTTTCCGCCGTACCCAGGGGGGGGTGGGCATAGGGGTGGTCGCCGTAGGCCAGTTGAAAGAAACGTCGGGATGCGATGGCTCCGGGCTCCTGACGCTCCCGGTGTATGCTCTGGAGGGTCTGGCGGCGGGCCCTGGCCAGATCGTCCTCCGGAAAAGCCGGTTCATGCAGCAGGGCGAGCATGGTTGCCAGTGCGGTTTCCATCCAATCTGGCTCGGTCAGTGTGCGCAAATGGATCGTAGCCATGTCCCGGGCTGCACTGGAGCTGAACTGGGCGCCTACGGATTCAAAACGCTCGGCCACGGTGTCCGCATCCATATCTGAAGTGCCAAAAGCCAGAGCCAGGCTTGTCAGCCTAGCCAAGCCATTATGCTCGCCGTCCCGAGCCGCCCCGGCATCGAAGATCAGCCGGACGTCCAGCATGGGCAGGGCCGGGGCCGGGGCGAACAGGACCGTCATCCCGTTCTCCGTGGTCCATGTTTGAAATTCCGCGCTTTGTGCCGGGGAAACGAATCCGTGGGCAAGAACGAAGAGCATCGTCAGACAGAGGCCGACCAGGGAGCCGGGCTTCCGTGGGCCGGGGGCAAAGTGGGTATCGTGGGAGGTCATAGGCAAAACCTTGTGGCGTGCGTTGAGTTGGAAGCGAGCGGTGCAATGGAGAAACGGATCGTGCGTGAGGCTAGTCTTCGATAGGCTCTGGGACGCCGCGTCCGTGTTCCGGCAATGCTTCGGAATCGGCCATTGTCCCAGGCAGGGGCAATGGATCGAGGATCGCGACGGTGCGGGTATCCGGGACAAAGTATGTTGTGGCCACCCGTTGGACGTCTTCGGCGGTTACGGCCCGGATTCGCTCGGCGTATTCTTCTCCGATTTGCCAACCCAGGCCGATGGTTTCCAGCATGCCCAACTCAAAAGCCCTGGCGTTCAGGGAATCCTGGCGATAGACTTCCGAGGCGATAACCTGGGCCTTGATGCGTTGCAATTCCGTTTCGCCCACGGGAACGTCGATCAGCTGCTGAATCTGATGCAGCAGGGCCTGTTCCAGGATTTCCATTTCCGTCTGCGAGGATGGGATCGCGGAGAGGGTGAACAGGGTCTGCAGCCGGCTGTATCCTCCATACGAGGCGGTGGCGCCCAGGGCCAGCTCTTGTCCGCGAACCAGTTCGCGGTCCAGACGGGACGACCGCCCGGAGCTGAGCAGGCCCGCGGCGACCATCAGTGCGTAGGCATCATCGGGTTCGGCTTGCTCTTCAAGAAGCGTTGGGATGGTCGGCACTTTCCAGCCCATGAGCAGGTGGGGCTGTTCCGCTGGAACCCGCAGGAAGACCCTGCGCTCGCCACGCTGGGCAACTTCTGTCCGGGGCTTGATCTCCGGCATGCTCCGGGCGGGAATGGGGCCGTAATAGCGCTGGGCCGCCGCGATCACTTCAGATGGTTCCACGTCGCCGACCACCACGACCACGGCGTTGTTCGGTGTGTACCACGCGTCGTACCAAGCCTGGACGTCTTCCAGGGTATAGTTTTCAATATCGGTCATCCAACCGATGACGGAATGGCCATAGGGGCTGTTCAGAAAGGCCGCGGCCATCAATTGTTCATGCAGCAAGGCCGTGGGGCGGTCATCCCGGGTCAACCGCCGTTCTTCGATGACCACATTGCGCTCCGGCTGAAATTCTTCCTCGGTCAGACGCAGTGCGTGCATTCGTTCCGCCTCCATGGCCATGGCCGTTGACCAGTGGTCACTGCCCAGAACTTGAAAATAGGCCGTGAAGTCCTGGCCGGTGAAGGCGTTCTGGCTGCCGCCGAGACGGGAGATGATCCGAGTGAACTCGCCGGGGGGATAGGCTTCACTGCCGCGGAACATCATGTGTTCAAGCATGTGGGAGATACCGGTAATACCGCTGTGCTCGTGCCTGGAGCCGACTTCGTACCAGATTTGGTTCGTGACCACCGGGGCACGGGAGTCGCGCAACACCAGCACGGTCAGGCCGTTGTCCAAGCGGTGCATCACCACTTCGGCGGCGACCGGGGATACGCCGCAGACGGTCATCAGCCAGCAGAATAAAATAAGGATTCGGGAAGTGGACATATCGCGGTGGGACCTCTTGGGTTGTGGAAGCAGGTTTTTTTTATCGGATGAGAAAGCTAGGTGCACATTCCGAAGCGACTTGGCAAGAGGAATGTTTAAAAAAGCTTTCTTGCGGCTTGAATTGTCTCGGCAAACAGTTCAGCCTGATGCGAATGAAAAAAATATCGCATGCAGGATTTTCTGACAAGGTGATTGATTTTCCAGAATTTTCACCGTATGAACTCCGCAACGTCCAACATTGGAGATCCTGGCCACACACCAAGGTTGAGGGGCCGTTGCGGGCTTGTTCCCTTGCCGGTTTTTCGGGCTCGGTTTCCGGGCTTGCTCCCGGCTTTGGCCCAAGCCGTTGATGTTGGCGGGTGTGACAACCTTTTTTCCCGTTTTAAGGAGGCTCTTGCATGAAAAAGATGTTGCTGATCGTGTTGGCCGGCATGCTGGCCGTGTCCCTGTTGGTGGGCCAGGCTCACGCGCAGATCCGGATCGGGCTGATGGCGCCGTTGACCGGTTCATGGGCCAGTGAAGGCCAGGCCATGAGGCAGATCGTTGATCTGCTGGCCGAGGAAGTGAACAATGCCGGCGGCGTCCTGGGACAGCAGGTACAGATCATCGCCGAGGACGACGCCGGTGACCCACGCACAGCGGCTTTGGCGGCCCAGCGGCTTTCCACCCGTGGCATTGTCGCGGTTATCGGAACGTATGGTTCCTCGATTACCGAGGCCAGCCAGAATATCTTCGACGAAAACCGTATTGTTCAGGTCGCCACGGGCTCCACGGCCATTCGCCTTAGCGAAAAGGGCCTGCGCTACTTCTTCCGAACCTCTCCCCGTGACGACGAGCAGGGTTTGGTCGCGGCCAACACCCTCAAAGACATGGGGTTCGGCACAGTAGCCATCCTGCACGACAACACCACCTATGCCCGCGGATTGGCGGATGAGGCCAGGGCGCTGCTTGTGGAAGGCGATGTGGAAATCGTCTTCTTCGACGCCCTGACCCCCGGGGAGCGGGACTATAGCGCCATCCTCTCCCAGCTACGGGCCCGCAACCCTGAAGTCGTCCTGTTCACCGGGTATTTCCCCGAGGCCGGACTGTTGCTGCGTCAACGGCATGCCATGGGTTGGGATGTGCCCTTTGTCGGCGGTGACGCGACCAACAACCCGGATTTGGTGAGCATCGCCGGCAGGGAAGCCGCGGAAGGCTTCATGTTTCTGAGCCCTCCCGTACCCCAGGATCTGGACTCCCCCGAAGCCACCGCCTTTATGGCCGCCTACCGGGCCAGGTTCAATGACGATCCCGCGTCGGTATGGGCTGTCCTGGCCGGCGATGCCTTCAATGTCATCGTGGCCGCCATCGAGGGCTCCGGTTCCACCGAGCCGGACAAGATTGCTGAATTCCTGCGCACCGGCCTGGAGGACTTCCAGGGCCTGACCGGTACCATTGCTTTTGACGACAAAGGTGATCGTATCGGCGAACTCTATCGCGTTTACAGGGTGGACGGCGAGGGCCGCTTCATCCTGCAGCCGTAGTCCGCACCATTCTCCGGGCAGGGGCGGTTCACGAACCGCCCCTGCGTCTTGATGGATGTCTGATGGTGCAATACCAGCCACCCATCATCGACCACCACTCTAAAGGACACCCCATGCAACTTTTCCTCGAACAACTGACCAACGGCTTGGCCGTGGGCGGGATCTATGCGTTGATCGCCCTGGGCTACACCATGGTTTATGGTGTGCTCAAGTTGATCAACTTCGCTCACGGTGACCTGTTCACCATCGGGGCGTTTTTCGGCCTGACCCTGTTGCTGTCCCTGGGTTTGACCAGCCATATCGGACCGGTGGCCGGAATTATCGTGTTGGTACTCATGGTCATGGGGTTGGTGGCCCTGATTGGTGCACTGCTGGAACGGGTCGCATATCGGCCCTTGCGCACTTCACCCAGGCTGTCCGCGGTGGTTTCCGCCCTGGGTGCTTCCATATTTTTTCAGAACGCGATCATGTTGATCTACGGTGCCCGGTTTCGGGTCTATCCCCATGACCTGCTGCCCACCACGACGGTGTCCTTGCTCGGAGTGAGCATCCCGGTGATGCGTATTGTCCTTTTTGGCGCCTCCCTGGTGATGATGGCCGGTTTGTACTATTTCGTGCAGCGAACCAAGACCGGGACGGCCATTCGGGCCGCGGCCATTGATCAGGGTGCAGCCAAGCTGATGGGCATCGATGTCAACAGGGTGATCATGTACGTCTTTCTGATCGGCCCGGCCCTGGGCGGCGCCGCCGGGGTGATGGTCGGGATGTACTACGGGCAGATCAACTTCACCATGGGCTGGGTCTACGGGTTGAAAGCCTTTACCGCGGCCATTCTCGGCGGCATTGGAAACATCCCCGGCGCCATGCTGGGCGGTTTGCTGCTGGGGGTGATCGAGGCCATGGGCGCGACCTATATTTCCCTGGCCTGGAAAGACGCCATATCCTTCATGGTCCTGATTCTGATCCTGATCTTTCGACCCACCGGGCTCCTGGGTGAACGCGTGGCGGACAAGGTATGAAGCCGGCAACCATCATCAACGTCCTTGTCGTGGCCGCCTTGCTCGTGGCCCCGTACTGGTTGAACGCGTACTGGGTGGACGTGCTCAATTCCATCGGAATCTATGCGGTGCTTGCCCTGAGTCTGAACGTCATTCTTGGCTACGCCGGCTTGTTTCACATGGGCCACGCCGCGTTTTTCGCCGTGGGCACCTACACCACGGCTATCTTGAATACCCAATTCGGCATTCCGGTGCTCTGGTTGATGCCGTTGTCCGGGCTGACGGCCGGATTTTTCGCTCTGCTGGTGGCCCGGCCGATCATCCACCTGCGCGGGGACTATCTGCTGATCGTGACCATCGGCATCGTGGAGATCGTCCGCATTGCCCTGGTGAACAATGTTTTCGGCATCACCGGCGGTTCCAACGGCATTTTCGGGATCAACCGGCCCGAGCTGTTCGGCTATGTGATCCGCACACCCCATGATTTTTACTACCTGATTTTCGGCTTTGCCGCGATCACCGTCCTGCTCTTTTTGCGTCTGGAGAATTCCCGTTTTGGCCGGGCCCTGAATTACATCCGCGAGGACGACGTGGCCGCGGAGGGCAGCGGGATCGACGCGGCTCACTACAAACTGGTGGCCTTCATTCTTGGTGCGTTCTGGGCCGGGATGGCCGGAACCATTTTTGCGGCCAAGATGACCATTGTCTCGCCCCAATCCTTTACGTTCTGGGAGTCCGTGGTCATGTTCACCATTGTCATTCTCGGGGGGTCCGGGAACATTCGCGGCGTGCTTCTCGGTGCCTTCCTGATCGTCGGTTTGCCCGAGGTCTTCAGGGAATTCGCCGGAGCGCGGATGCTCGTCTTTGGGGCGGCAATGATCCTGATGATGATCTTTCGGCCCAAGGGCATCCTTCCAGCTCAGCCCAGAACCTACAATTTGGACTTTCTGGCCGGCTCACGGGGAGGCGGGAAATGAGTACATCACCGCTCCTGCGATTAGCCCAGCTGACCAAGTCATTTGGTGGGGTCATGGCCGTGAATCAGGTCAGCTTCGACGTGGACCACGGTTCCATCGTCGGCCTGATCGGTCCCAACGGCGCGGGCAAGACCACGGTGTTCAACCTGATCACCGGCAATTATCGCCCGGATTCAGGAGAGATTCTTTTTGACGGGCGAAATATCGTGAACATGCGCACCAACCGGATCGTCACCCTGGGCATTGCCCGAACGTTTCAGACCATCCGGCTGTTCCAGAATATGAGCGCCCTGGAAAATGTCCTGGCCGGATGTCACTGCCGGATGCGATCCGGGGCGATCGGGGCCATGCTTCGTCTGCCCTGGCAGAAGCGGGAGGAGCGTGAGGCCCTGGAAATTGCCGTGGGGGAACTGGAATTTGTCGGGCTGCGTTCTCAATTGGACCAGGCAGCCCGGAATTTGTCTTACGGCAACCAACGCCTCCTGGAAATTGCCCGGGCCCTGGCCACCAAGCCCCGCTTCCTGATCCTGGACGAACCGGCAGGGGGCATGAACGATTACGAGACACAGGTTCTGGTGGATCTGATCAACCAGATCCGAGATCGCGGTATCACTGTCCTGCTCATCGAGCATGACATGAACCTGGTGATGAAAATTTGCGAAAAACTGGTGGTCCTGGAGTACGGGATCATGATCGCCCAGGGAGCACCCGTGGAAATCCAGAAGGATCAACGGGTCATCGATGCCTACCTGGGGGCCCCTGATGACGATGAAGACGAGGATTTTTGATCATGCTCCTGCGCATTGAGAACCTGGAGGTGAAGTACGGCAACGTGCAGGTGCTGCACGGATTGAACCTGGCCGTGAACCGGGGGGAGATCGTGACCATCCTCGGAGCCAATGGCGCGGGCAAGTCCACCACCCTGATGACCATCAGCGGATTGGTCAAACCCTCCGGGGGATGCATTTTCCTGGAGGACAAACCCCTGCACAAGCTGGAGGCCCACCAGATCGTCAAGCTGGGCTTGGCCCAGGTTCCGGAGGGGCGGCGGGTCTTCGGCACCCTGAGCGTACACGAAAACTTGCGCCTGGGGGCCTTCACGGCCACGGATCAAGCCCTGATTCAAAAAAATATGGACTGGGTCTATGAAATGTTTCCCATTCTGCGCAAACGCCGCGGCCAACTGGCCGGAACCCTGAGCGGCGGCGAGCAGCAGATGCTGGCCATCGGCCGCGGCCTGATGGCCAGTCCCAAGATCCTGCTCCTGGACGAACCCAGCCTGGGCCTGGCACCGATACTGGTCAAGTCCATCTTTGCCACGGTCCGGGAAATCAACAAGTCCGGCGTGACCATCGTCCTGGTGGAACAAAACGCCCGCCTAGCCCTGAAACTGGCCGACCGAGGCTACGTCCTGGAACTGGGCAAGATTGTGCTGGAAGACGAGGCCAAAGCCCTGTTGGCCAACCCGGAAGTACAGAACGCGTACCTGGGGGGCGCGAGGTAAAAAACATGGAGCGGCCTGAGGGTGACAAGCCGAGAGGTGAGAGCAATATTTGGCGTAACGTGGGTAGGTGCCCTTTCAGGATGGCGAACAGCTTCATCGTTGGCTGATTCTTCCCAGAACATCTTCAGCTGGTGAGGCATCGATCTGACCGGCATCATAGGCATCAAGCCGATCCTCAATTTCTTGTCTCCAGGCCGCATCGACGGATTGTTCCTCGGAGTGATCAAAACTCAAAAAAAGTTGCTCAATCAACTCGGCACGATCAATCGGCGAGAGGAGCGCGGCACTTTTCAGAATTTGTTGTACCGTGGGTGTCATAGACGTCTCTCCAGCAATATTTTTGAGTAACTACTCAGCTCATCCGTAATGATGCCCTGGATACCCGCCTGCGCGGGTATGACTGACTTGGAGACAAGTTTGAAAAAAGGTCATTCCCGCGAAGGCGGGAATCCAGCTTCAGAATGGGGCTCTAGCAAAGCATTACTGAATAGTTACGATTTATCATGAGCATAGCCAGGAACAACTGTGGCCGCAAGCGTTTTGAGCCCAAGCTGTTTTGCACCCAAGCCATTGGCTTGCCACGGCGAGTGCCTTTTTACGCAATCCAACTCTTCAGTTCAGAGCACTTGTCAGATGACTTGAGATCCATCACCCATATGCCCGGCGCATGCGGCGCTCAACTCGCCCGGCCACGGTGGAGAAGGTCAGGGTCAGGAGGAGATAGAGCAGGGTGATGGTAATCATGATCTCAAAGGTCATGTAGGTGGAAGCCATCAATTCCATCCCCTGAAAGGTCAGTTCCTGGACGCTGATCACCGAGACGATGGCCGTGTCCTTGATGGTGGCAATGAACTGGCCGGATAACGGCGGGACAATCCGGGAGACCGCCTGGGGCAGGATCACGTGGCGCATTTGCTGCCAGGGGGATAACCCCAGGGCATACGCCGCTTCGCGCTGCCCGCGTTCGATGGACTGGATGCCGGAGCGGACGTGCTCGGTGATGTAGGCCCCTTCATATACGGCCAGGGTGAGCAGGGCGGCCAGGAAATTGGGCATGCGGTCCACGGGCACGGCCACCCAGGGCAGCAAATCCTTGGCCCATTCCGGGAGGTTGCGCAGCATGGCTTCCAGACCGATCATGGTCATGATCTGGTCTGCCAGGAAAAAATAGAAAATGAAGATCAGAACCAGAGGTGGAATGTTCCGGACGGTTTCAACATAGGTCCAGCCAACCATGCGCAGAAACAAGGACCTGGAACACCGGGCCATGCCCATGATCACGCCAATGAGCGTGGCCAGGAGCATGGTCCAGATACTCAGTCGAATCGTGGTCAGGAGTCCCTGGGTGACCAGTCCGGGAATCCAGCGCCCCGCTGTTTCATCCCAACGCAGCAGATAATTGGCCAGCAAATGCCATCGCCACTGGTAATCCAGGGTGGCGTTGACGCGCCAGACAAAGAAGATGGCGAACGCGATGATCCCCAGGATCAGGGCGGCGTCGAGGGGGGTAAAGCGGGCAGATTTGGAAGGCATGCGTTATGTCTTTGAGTGCATTCGCCCGGACTGGATGAGAGACGGAGCAGTTGCTGTCGTATCATCCAGTCCGGGGGATGCTAGTTTTTGCTGCCAGCGTGTGGCCTTGGGTTCACCTTTGCCCGTGTGGTTCCAAATGTGGATGGTCAGCACGGGAAACGTTCCAGGGAACGACTGCGCTACTCCACCAATTCCTTCCAGTCCATGGTCTCGAACCAGTAGCTGTACTGATCTTCGATCCAGCCTTCAGCCGTAATTTCAATAATCCAGCTGTTCACGTAGTTAAGCAGGTCCGGGTCGCCTTTGCGCATGGCAATGCCCACAGGCTCCTTGGTCAGATTTTCCTGAAAGGGCATGAAAAGTCTATTGGGATGCTTGATGACTTCCTGAGCCGGCAAGGGCGCATTGCCCACAAACGCATGAGCCCGGCCCATCAATATTTCCTGGACGACTTGTGGTTCACGCTCGAAAAATTTGTGCTGGGCATTTGGAAAGAACCTTTCGGCAGCACGCTGTGCCGTGGTGCCGAGACGGGCGGCGATGATCACTTCCGGCTTGTTGAAATCCTCAATGCTGGAGAAACCAGCGGCCTTTTCCTTGTGTGCGGCCATGCTCTGGCCCGTGAAGTAGTAGGGGTTGCTGAAATAAACTTGTTGGGCGCGATCCGCGCGGATGCCCATTCCACCGATGAGCAGGTCAAACTTGCCCGTGAGCAGGGCGGGGATGATTCCTCGCCAGGCCGTGGGCACCAGTTCGATGTTCACACCGAGGTCCTCGGCGAAGCGCTTGGCCACATCAATCTCAAAACCGACGAATTCACCGGTTTTGTCCTGCATGGCCCAGGGAACAAAGGTGTCAAAGCCCACACGAAGCGAGCCGCGCTCCATGATTGTGGTCAGGGTGCTCTCCCTGGTGATTTGCTGACGAATGTTCTGGGCTTGGGCCAGTGATGTGGCCAGCAAGATAAAGATTGTCGTCAGAATCAATAACAGGTGTTTTCCTTTGCCGATGTTCATGTCTGCTCCTTCTTGTTGAGGTGTGTTCCATTCAGACCGGGAATCGGTCCGCACAGTATTTGGCCAAGAAAGGCGCGGGTGCGTTCCTGTCTCGGATTGCTGAAAAAGTCTTCGCTGGAGGCGTCCTCCAGAATCCGTCCGTTTTCCATAAAAATCACCCGGTCTCCGGCTTCCCGGGCAAACCCCATTTCATGGGTGACCACAACCATGGTCATGCCGTCCCGGGCCAGGCCTTTCATGACTTCCAGCACTTCCCCGATGGTTTCCGGGTCCAGGGCGCTGGTGGCTTCGTCAAAGAGCATCACCTTGGGGTGCATGGCCAGAGCGCGGGCAATGGCCACCCGCTGCTGCTGTCCGCCGGAGAGCTGGGCCGGGTAGGCCTGGGCCTTGTCCGTCAGGCCGACCCGGGCCAGGAGGGCCATGGTTGCTTCGTTGGCCTCCTTGCGGGATTTCCCCCGAACCTGTTCCTGGGCCAGATTGATGTTTTGCAGGGCGGTCATGTGTGGAAAAAGATTGAAGGACTGGAAAACCATACCCACTTCAGTGCGAATGGCCAGCCGGTTGCGGGGTGTGGCATCCAGGGGGATGCCGTCAATGATTATCTCTCCGGAGTCGATGTCCTCCAATCCGTTCAGGCAGCGCAGCAGGGTCGACTTGCCCGAACCGGAGGGGCCAATGACCACCACGACCTCTTTTTGCCGCACGCTCAGGGAGACATGATCCAGGGCAAGCAACCCTCCAGGGTAGGTTTTGACGATATCCCTGACCGTAATGATGTCCTGGCTCTGCTGCGCACTGTTCATTATTGTTGCCGACTTTGCCGCGGCATTGAAGGTGTGATTTTGCTGCATAACTGGCTATTTCTTCATTTTTTTCCAATTCATTCGTCCACGTTCACGTCCACATCAACGCTCATGGACTGCTTCAGTTCAATCCTGCCCCTGACTTCTGAACCTTGAATTCTGACTTTCAACATTCAGCACTCATTCCCTCCATCAATCCGCTGTACGCATCCTCTTCCCCATCTCGGCCACCAGCATGGAAAGCGGAAACGTTATGGCCAGGTAAATGGCCGCCACGGTGAACCAGACCTCAAAGACCATGAATGTGTCCGAAGAGACGATATTGCCGCGCTGGGTCAACTCGTAGATGGCGATGGTGCTGGCCAGGGATGAGTCCTTGATCAGTGTGACGCCTACCCCGGCAAGGGGCGGCAGGATCCGCCGGAGGGCCTGAGGGATGATCACCCGGCGATAGGTGTCCTGCCGGGACAGCCCTAGGCTATAGGCGGCCTCCCATTGACCCTTGTGGATGGAGACAATGCCGGCGCGAAAAATTTCCGAAGCATAGGCACCTTCGAACAAGGACAAGGCCAATACTGCCGAGCCGAAAGCATCCAGGCCAAAGACCGGCCCGATGACGTAGTAGATGAAAAAAATCTGGGTCAGGAGCGGGGTGTTGCGAATGAATTCCACGTAGCCCTTGGCCACCAGTCGGGCGGTGAACGAGTCGGACAGGCGGAAAATGGCTGCTGTCAGGCCAAAAACCAAGGCCAGGACCAGACTCAAGCCGGAAATCTTGAAGGTCACGATCAGCCCTTGGAGCAAGGGGCCGAGGACCCAGCCGTCTTCGGTAAACTGGATCAGGTAGCGGGGCATCCGGTACCATTTCCAGTGATAGCCCGTGCCCTGCTCTCCGCTGGTAATGAACCAAGCCACGGCCCCCAGGAGCAGGCCGTAGAGCAGAAAGTCCCGGTAGTGTGCCACCAGGAACCGGGTAAACGACGTCGTGGTTGCTCGGGAATTCATGGTAAAAATCCCTGAGACGGTTCAACGCCTTGCCGCTGAAAGCAGCAAGTGACAGAGTCGGGATACGGAGATCGTGCAGTGAGGATGCGCGGTGGGACGGATGAGATGCGGAGCGGAGGCAGCGGTAGGCAACCGAAAGAGCCAGTGGGCTGAGGCGGGGAACAGCCTCCGGGACCGAAGAATACCTGAGAGAGTGTACGCAACCGCAAAGGGCAAAAGAGACCGGATAACCGGATCAGACGGGCGTGATCAAGCATGACAGGTATGTGGTATGTCCGAGAAAGCTGCTTGTCAAACCGGAATTGAAGAAAAAGCTGGATAATTCCAGGATTCATCCAGCACAAGTTGACGATTATGGAAAGCGGAGGCGCCTTTTCAGGCGTCTTGCCTCTGGAAGGGGTGTTGCAGACTTGTCAGAGAAAAAGCAGGGTAGCGGAGTGCGCGACACAGGCATATTTGCTGACGGAAATCTGCTCGTTAGGCCTCGCCGGGGACAAGACGCCTGAATAAGGGCTAGACGGCCTTGTTCAGCGCCGCTTCGGGAGTGAAGACGACCTTCTTGGTTCCGCCTTCGGTAACTGTTGTGAATTCTCCGAAACCGTCCAGGTGCGCTTTGGAGCCATTTGCCAAAGTGGTTCCAATGACGGCCTTCATGGCGTCATAGACCATGTATGCATCCTCTTCCGTTGTCAGCTTGTCCGGAAAGGCGGCCTGCAGGCTACGAACCATTGTCTTGGTGAAGCCCTCGGGCAATCCATGGACTCGCTCACGTAAGACATCCAAATCCGGCGGGGTGATCTTGCACTGGCCGTCTGCCTCAGACAAACAGACATCGGGGTAGTCAAAATTGGTCATGACTTTCTCCTTGTTTAGTGGTGACTGCAGGGTTGTTAAAAAGAACTATTCACAAGAAGCTAGCCTTTTTGACGAAGTTGTCAAATCCTTTTTCCATAGTCGGAATTGCGCTTTGGAAGAACAATTCCCCCAAGGGAGTTGTGCTGCGCATCACGCCGTTTCAGTACTCATGGTTCAGACATGGGAGTGCCGGAGGAAGAGAGCAGTAAACGGATTTGTTCCCAAAGCATCTCTCGGCCTTGGCGGGTTTTGGCGGAAAAAAGGAGAGGACGGGATTCCGGTCCGAGCAGGTTTGTCCAGGCGAGTTTGGTCGCGGCGATTTCACGCTGGGTGCATTTGTCCGCCTTGGTCAGCACGGGCAGGAGAGGCAGGCTCTGTTCCAGGGCCATGGCCGCCATTTCTCGATCTGGGAGCTGAGGTGGCAAGCGGCTGTCCAAAATCAGGATCAAGCCGGCAAGGCTTTTATTGCTGGT from the Desulfonatronum thioautotrophicum genome contains:
- a CDS encoding M16 family metallopeptidase — encoded protein: MTSHDTHFAPGPRKPGSLVGLCLTMLFVLAHGFVSPAQSAEFQTWTTENGMTVLFAPAPALPMLDVRLIFDAGAARDGEHNGLARLTSLALAFGTSDMDADTVAERFESVGAQFSSSAARDMATIHLRTLTEPDWMETALATMLALLHEPAFPEDDLARARRQTLQSIHRERQEPGAIASRRFFQLAYGDHPYAHPPLGTAESVPGLTRMLVQDFFQNHYTVQNAVLALTGDLSEDAARKLSQRIDAALPKGDRPAALPAPQAPEEPILHHVPFPSEQAHILMGKPLLRQGDPDRFFLTTANHVFGGGGFTSRLFQDVRTKRGLAYSVSSHIQPMAVEGPFLITMQTGVHQAAEALGVLREALALFIDQGVTEEELAASRDNIIGRFPQGLASNSGIVATLGMIGFYNLAPDYLETYTEYVARVTPEMAMDALARRMTMDRMVTVVVGGPEGLLEELTNDHPDQLPATPASASPDQP
- a CDS encoding M16 family metallopeptidase, which codes for MSTSRILILFCWLMTVCGVSPVAAEVVMHRLDNGLTVLVLRDSRAPVVTNQIWYEVGSRHEHSGITGISHMLEHMMFRGSEAYPPGEFTRIISRLGGSQNAFTGQDFTAYFQVLGSDHWSTAMAMEAERMHALRLTEEEFQPERNVVIEERRLTRDDRPTALLHEQLMAAAFLNSPYGHSVIGWMTDIENYTLEDVQAWYDAWYTPNNAVVVVVGDVEPSEVIAAAQRYYGPIPARSMPEIKPRTEVAQRGERRVFLRVPAEQPHLLMGWKVPTIPTLLEEQAEPDDAYALMVAAGLLSSGRSSRLDRELVRGQELALGATASYGGYSRLQTLFTLSAIPSSQTEMEILEQALLHQIQQLIDVPVGETELQRIKAQVIASEVYRQDSLNARAFELGMLETIGLGWQIGEEYAERIRAVTAEDVQRVATTYFVPDTRTVAILDPLPLPGTMADSEALPEHGRGVPEPIED
- a CDS encoding branched-chain amino acid ABC transporter substrate-binding protein yields the protein MKKMLLIVLAGMLAVSLLVGQAHAQIRIGLMAPLTGSWASEGQAMRQIVDLLAEEVNNAGGVLGQQVQIIAEDDAGDPRTAALAAQRLSTRGIVAVIGTYGSSITEASQNIFDENRIVQVATGSTAIRLSEKGLRYFFRTSPRDDEQGLVAANTLKDMGFGTVAILHDNTTYARGLADEARALLVEGDVEIVFFDALTPGERDYSAILSQLRARNPEVVLFTGYFPEAGLLLRQRHAMGWDVPFVGGDATNNPDLVSIAGREAAEGFMFLSPPVPQDLDSPEATAFMAAYRARFNDDPASVWAVLAGDAFNVIVAAIEGSGSTEPDKIAEFLRTGLEDFQGLTGTIAFDDKGDRIGELYRVYRVDGEGRFILQP
- a CDS encoding branched-chain amino acid ABC transporter permease — its product is MQLFLEQLTNGLAVGGIYALIALGYTMVYGVLKLINFAHGDLFTIGAFFGLTLLLSLGLTSHIGPVAGIIVLVLMVMGLVALIGALLERVAYRPLRTSPRLSAVVSALGASIFFQNAIMLIYGARFRVYPHDLLPTTTVSLLGVSIPVMRIVLFGASLVMMAGLYYFVQRTKTGTAIRAAAIDQGAAKLMGIDVNRVIMYVFLIGPALGGAAGVMVGMYYGQINFTMGWVYGLKAFTAAILGGIGNIPGAMLGGLLLGVIEAMGATYISLAWKDAISFMVLILILIFRPTGLLGERVADKV
- a CDS encoding branched-chain amino acid ABC transporter permease; its protein translation is MKPATIINVLVVAALLVAPYWLNAYWVDVLNSIGIYAVLALSLNVILGYAGLFHMGHAAFFAVGTYTTAILNTQFGIPVLWLMPLSGLTAGFFALLVARPIIHLRGDYLLIVTIGIVEIVRIALVNNVFGITGGSNGIFGINRPELFGYVIRTPHDFYYLIFGFAAITVLLFLRLENSRFGRALNYIREDDVAAEGSGIDAAHYKLVAFILGAFWAGMAGTIFAAKMTIVSPQSFTFWESVVMFTIVILGGSGNIRGVLLGAFLIVGLPEVFREFAGARMLVFGAAMILMMIFRPKGILPAQPRTYNLDFLAGSRGGGK